One window of the Amycolatopsis mediterranei genome contains the following:
- a CDS encoding NAD-dependent succinate-semialdehyde dehydrogenase, which produces MSSHPEPRMLVDGRWTRGSGRETRPVENPVTGEILTELPVATIEDLDEALDAARRAFPGWRRTSPVERSRVLREGARLIRERAGDVAMVITLELGKPLAESRAEVLLAAEHLEWAAEEARRGYGRVIPARDPDTLQHTVLEPVGVVAAFAPWNAPAVTPSRKIGGALAAGCSMILKPAEETPTAALMMAAALQEAGLPDGVLNVVFGDPPMIGRHLVTSPIVQAVTFTGSTAVGAELHALGAPSMTRMTMELGGHAPVLVLADADVATVARSAVPACYRNSGQVCTSPTQFLVHTDVYDRFLTAFVDAVRARKVGDGLADGVQMGPVATGRRLQALTEMTADARARGAVVETGGERIGDIGWFFAPTVLTSVPPDSLAGSVEPFGPLKTVTPFDDLDAALAEANRLPFGLASYAWTHDSRAAARIAGELEAGSVALNSWRPSLPETPFGGFHLSGVGTEGGAEGLRGFQRIKYVSRS; this is translated from the coding sequence ATGAGCTCGCACCCCGAACCCCGGATGCTCGTCGACGGCCGCTGGACCCGCGGTTCCGGGCGGGAGACCCGCCCGGTCGAGAATCCGGTTACCGGCGAAATCCTCACCGAATTGCCCGTCGCCACCATCGAGGATCTCGACGAGGCACTGGACGCCGCGCGCCGGGCGTTCCCCGGCTGGCGCCGGACCTCGCCGGTCGAGCGGAGCCGCGTGCTGCGCGAGGGCGCCCGGCTGATCCGCGAGCGGGCCGGTGACGTCGCCATGGTCATCACGCTGGAGCTGGGCAAGCCGCTGGCCGAGTCCCGCGCCGAGGTGCTGCTGGCCGCCGAGCACCTCGAGTGGGCGGCCGAGGAGGCCCGGCGCGGCTACGGCCGGGTCATCCCGGCCCGGGACCCGGACACCCTGCAGCACACCGTGCTCGAGCCCGTCGGTGTGGTGGCCGCGTTCGCGCCGTGGAACGCACCCGCGGTGACCCCGTCGCGCAAGATCGGTGGCGCGCTGGCCGCCGGCTGCTCGATGATCCTCAAACCGGCCGAAGAGACCCCGACGGCGGCGCTGATGATGGCGGCGGCCCTGCAGGAAGCCGGGCTGCCCGACGGCGTGCTGAACGTGGTCTTCGGCGATCCGCCGATGATCGGGCGGCACCTGGTGACCTCGCCGATCGTGCAAGCGGTGACCTTCACCGGATCCACCGCGGTCGGCGCCGAGCTGCACGCGCTGGGCGCGCCGTCGATGACCCGGATGACCATGGAGCTCGGCGGCCACGCCCCGGTGCTGGTGCTCGCCGACGCCGACGTGGCGACGGTCGCCCGCTCGGCCGTCCCGGCCTGCTACCGCAACTCCGGCCAGGTGTGCACTTCCCCGACGCAGTTCCTCGTCCACACGGACGTCTACGACCGGTTCCTGACCGCGTTCGTCGACGCGGTCCGCGCCCGCAAGGTCGGCGACGGGCTGGCCGACGGTGTCCAAATGGGACCCGTCGCGACCGGACGGCGGCTCCAAGCCTTGACCGAAATGACCGCCGACGCCCGGGCCCGTGGTGCCGTTGTGGAGACCGGCGGAGAGCGGATCGGCGACATCGGGTGGTTCTTCGCCCCGACCGTGCTGACGTCGGTCCCGCCGGACTCGCTCGCGGGCTCGGTCGAGCCGTTCGGCCCGCTCAAGACCGTGACCCCGTTCGACGACCTCGACGCAGCACTGGCCGAGGCCAACCGGCTGCCCTTCGGGCTGGCGTCCTACGCGTGGACCCACGACTCCCGCGCGGCGGCCCGCATCGCCGGCGAGCTGGAAGCCGGGTCGGTGGCGCTCAACAGCTGGCGGCCGTCCCTGCCGGAAACCCCGTTCGGCGGGTTCCACCTCAGCGGCGTCGGCACCGAGGGCGGTGCCGAGGGCCTGCGCGGCTTCCAGCGGATCAAGTACGTGAGCCGCAGCTGA
- a CDS encoding acetate--CoA ligase family protein has product MTADLAAALFTPRSVALVGASADPAKASSRPLRFLRRSGFAGAVYPVNRRAGTIDGEPAFPSLDALPEVPDHAFLMTPTAATVEAVGQCGRLGVPVVTVLSGGFAEAGPEGAARQRELAAVAAESGIRVLGPSSLGLVNTRTGLTLTANAAFAEPDLPRGGIFVASHSGSLIGALLSRGAACGAAFSHLVSVGGEVDLGIGEICGAAVADPDVTGFLLFLENLRHADRLRAFAREAAAHGKPVLAYKLGRSRTAAELAVSHTGSLAGEDDVAAAFLADCGIARAHTLDGLLEGLPLLARTPVRTGTTPRVGVVTTTGGGAAMVVDQLGVLGVEVAGPSPATLVRLAEAGAPAAPGAIVDLTLAGTRYAVMAAALDVLHASGEFDLVVAVVGSSARFEPEVAVRPIVDRADRGGLAAFLVPHAPEALAMLADAGVPAFRTPESCADAIAAALGRRPPRAVPPPPPAGPGPTRPLDEAASYAVLAELGVVAAPHRVVPVDDVETTGLEFPVAVKALSSALGHKSDVGGVVLGVETPAGVGEAAREIQAAVAGRGGVEISDVLVQSMADGLGEVLVGYRVDAGVGPLVLVAAGGVLTEVYADRSLRPAPVDLDTVRRMLAEVKGLAALRGHRGAQPGDLDALARLVVAVSELAGRADVAEAEINPVLVRPAGEGVVALDAVVRLFERPAGEP; this is encoded by the coding sequence GTGACGGCCGATCTCGCCGCCGCCCTGTTCACGCCGCGCAGCGTGGCACTGGTCGGCGCGTCCGCGGACCCGGCCAAGGCGTCCTCGCGGCCGCTGCGCTTCCTGCGGCGCAGCGGGTTCGCCGGCGCCGTCTACCCGGTCAACCGCCGGGCCGGCACGATCGACGGCGAGCCGGCCTTCCCGTCGCTCGACGCCCTGCCCGAGGTGCCCGACCACGCGTTCCTCATGACGCCGACGGCGGCCACCGTCGAGGCCGTCGGCCAGTGCGGGCGCCTGGGCGTGCCGGTGGTGACCGTCCTGTCCGGCGGGTTCGCCGAGGCCGGTCCGGAGGGCGCCGCCCGGCAGCGGGAACTCGCCGCCGTGGCCGCGGAATCCGGGATCCGCGTCCTCGGGCCGAGCAGCCTCGGCCTGGTCAACACCCGCACCGGGCTGACCCTCACCGCCAACGCGGCGTTCGCCGAGCCGGACCTCCCGCGCGGCGGGATCTTCGTCGCCTCGCACTCCGGGAGCCTCATCGGCGCGCTGCTGTCCCGCGGGGCCGCGTGCGGCGCGGCCTTCTCCCACCTGGTGTCCGTCGGCGGCGAGGTGGACCTCGGGATCGGCGAGATCTGCGGTGCGGCGGTGGCCGATCCGGACGTCACCGGCTTCCTGCTGTTCCTGGAAAACCTGCGGCACGCCGACCGCCTGCGCGCCTTCGCCCGCGAAGCGGCCGCGCACGGGAAACCGGTGCTGGCCTACAAACTCGGCCGCTCCCGCACCGCGGCGGAGCTGGCGGTTTCGCACACGGGTTCACTCGCGGGCGAGGACGACGTCGCCGCGGCCTTCCTCGCCGACTGCGGGATCGCCCGCGCGCACACCCTCGACGGCCTGCTGGAAGGGCTCCCGCTGCTCGCCAGGACCCCGGTGCGCACCGGGACGACCCCGCGGGTCGGGGTGGTCACGACCACCGGGGGCGGCGCCGCGATGGTCGTCGACCAGCTCGGCGTGCTCGGCGTCGAAGTGGCCGGACCTTCACCGGCCACTCTCGTCCGGCTGGCCGAGGCAGGTGCACCCGCCGCACCCGGCGCGATCGTCGACCTGACGCTGGCCGGTACCCGCTACGCCGTGATGGCCGCGGCGCTGGACGTCCTGCACGCCAGTGGCGAGTTCGACCTCGTCGTCGCGGTGGTCGGGTCGTCGGCCCGGTTCGAACCCGAGGTCGCGGTCCGCCCGATCGTCGACCGCGCCGACCGCGGTGGGCTGGCGGCGTTCCTGGTGCCGCACGCGCCCGAGGCGCTGGCCATGCTCGCCGACGCCGGCGTGCCCGCGTTCCGCACCCCGGAATCGTGCGCCGACGCGATCGCCGCGGCACTCGGCCGTCGTCCCCCGCGCGCGGTGCCGCCTCCTCCCCCCGCCGGGCCCGGACCGACGCGTCCGCTCGACGAGGCCGCGTCCTACGCGGTGCTGGCCGAGCTGGGGGTCGTCGCCGCGCCGCACCGGGTGGTGCCCGTCGACGACGTCGAAACGACCGGGCTGGAGTTCCCGGTCGCGGTCAAGGCGCTCTCCTCCGCACTCGGGCACAAGAGCGACGTCGGCGGCGTAGTGCTGGGGGTGGAGACACCGGCCGGCGTCGGTGAGGCAGCCCGCGAGATCCAGGCCGCGGTGGCCGGACGCGGCGGCGTCGAGATCTCCGACGTGCTGGTGCAGTCGATGGCGGACGGCCTCGGCGAGGTGCTCGTCGGGTACCGCGTCGACGCGGGAGTGGGACCGCTCGTGCTGGTCGCCGCCGGCGGCGTGCTCACCGAGGTCTACGCCGACCGCAGCCTCCGGCCGGCGCCGGTCGACCTCGACACCGTGCGCCGGATGCTCGCCGAGGTGAAGGGCCTCGCAGCGCTGCGGGGCCACCGTGGAGCGCAGCCCGGCGATCTCGACGCACTGGCCCGGCTGGTCGTGGCCGTGTCGGAGCTGGCCGGGCGCGCCGACGTCGCCGAGGCCGAAATCAATCCCGTGCTCGTGCGCCCGGCGGGCGAAGGCGTGGTCGCCCTCGACGCCGTCGTGCGGCTGTTCGAACGTCCCGCAGGAGAACCATGA
- a CDS encoding acyl-CoA dehydrogenase family protein → MTTSTEDRTAFAESIRAFARDRLAAGALERAHAPGYPWEVAELLAQQGLLGLTVPEEDGGQGATLLDAVLAIQEIGLVCPKSADVVQAGNFGALRTFAEYATDDQKARFLPGFLAGKSLLGLAMSEPEAGSAVTDLTTSAERDGDSYVVDGTKIWSTHSVEANVFLVYVRFGPGVGGIGSVLVERGTPGLEIGKPSEYMSGEQWAPLYFDGCRIPAENVLLGPGGFKKQISGFNVERLGNAARSLTLGRLAFTIARDHVLQREQFGRTLADFQGIQWKFADMAVALDGAQLLLDRAAANAAQGLPSAYETSVAKLAANQAGFQAADQALQVMGAMGYSTETLVEYCFRRTRGWMIAGGSLEVLRNRIAEDVLGRRFSQRAPK, encoded by the coding sequence ATGACCACCAGCACCGAGGACCGGACGGCGTTCGCCGAGTCGATCCGGGCGTTCGCCCGCGACCGGCTGGCGGCCGGCGCCCTCGAACGAGCGCACGCCCCCGGCTACCCGTGGGAGGTCGCGGAACTCCTTGCGCAGCAAGGCTTGCTGGGCCTCACCGTGCCGGAAGAGGACGGCGGCCAAGGCGCCACCCTGCTCGACGCGGTGCTCGCCATCCAGGAGATCGGCCTCGTCTGCCCGAAGAGCGCCGACGTCGTGCAGGCGGGCAACTTCGGGGCGCTGCGGACCTTCGCCGAGTACGCCACCGACGACCAGAAGGCGCGGTTCCTGCCCGGCTTCCTGGCCGGCAAGTCGTTGCTCGGGCTGGCGATGAGCGAGCCGGAGGCGGGCTCGGCGGTCACCGACCTGACCACGAGCGCCGAGCGGGACGGCGATTCCTACGTCGTCGACGGCACCAAGATCTGGTCGACGCACAGTGTCGAGGCGAACGTGTTCCTCGTCTACGTCCGCTTCGGCCCCGGGGTCGGCGGCATCGGCTCGGTCCTGGTCGAACGCGGGACCCCCGGCCTGGAGATCGGCAAGCCGTCGGAGTACATGAGCGGCGAGCAGTGGGCCCCGCTGTACTTCGACGGCTGCCGCATCCCCGCGGAGAACGTGCTGCTCGGGCCCGGTGGCTTCAAGAAGCAGATCAGCGGGTTCAACGTCGAGCGCCTCGGCAACGCGGCGCGCTCGCTCACCCTCGGCAGGCTCGCGTTCACCATCGCTCGCGACCACGTCCTCCAGCGCGAGCAGTTCGGCCGCACCCTCGCGGACTTCCAGGGCATCCAGTGGAAGTTCGCCGACATGGCGGTCGCCCTCGACGGCGCGCAGCTGCTCCTGGACCGGGCCGCGGCCAACGCGGCGCAGGGGCTGCCGTCCGCCTACGAGACCTCGGTCGCCAAGCTGGCGGCCAACCAGGCCGGGTTCCAGGCCGCCGACCAGGCCCTGCAGGTGATGGGGGCGATGGGCTACAGCACTGAGACGCTCGTCGAGTACTGCTTCCGGCGCACGCGGGGCTGGATGATCGCCGGCGGCTCCCTGGAGGTCCTGCGCAACCGGATCGCCGAGGACGTGCTGGGCCGCCGGTTCAGCCAGCGGGCCCCGAAGTGA
- a CDS encoding MmgE/PrpD family protein, whose product MRDGSGATAQLAEWVHGMQTATLDAAVAHQVSRLVLDCLGAAIAGSATEVAGAVRDLVAGMYPGDHASVIGGGRASAAGAALANGTAAHALDIDDGYTPGSVHPSAPAVPAVLAAAQHTGAPAETVLRAVAAAVEVTCRVARSAHPATREAGFHNTALAGVLGAAAGVSVVLGLDRAEVASALGVAGSHSGGLFEFLGSGAEVKRLHAGKAARDGLLSAHFARLGVTGPATVLEGTNGYFRAFAGGAWRPGALLDGLGEHWALRDTYVKVHACCRHLHGAIDALLDLRAEHDLSGVTAVRVETYAIAAGHAHTTFDSHLDAQMSLPYAVAVTLLDGKAGLAQFDAAHRASPAVAELAALVEVVAEAGLDARYPAERPARVTVHRAGRPPLCREVGQPRGEPSRPLDDDELTAKFRLLADPVVGPHRAARIAAAVWAFDDVTAVLGELADQQEGKTR is encoded by the coding sequence GTGCGTGACGGTTCCGGCGCGACGGCGCAGCTCGCCGAGTGGGTGCACGGCATGCAGACGGCGACCCTGGACGCCGCCGTCGCTCATCAGGTCAGCCGGCTGGTGCTGGACTGCCTCGGTGCCGCGATCGCCGGTTCGGCGACCGAGGTGGCCGGGGCGGTCCGCGACCTGGTGGCCGGGATGTATCCCGGTGATCACGCGTCGGTGATCGGCGGCGGCCGCGCGTCGGCCGCCGGTGCGGCGCTGGCCAACGGCACCGCCGCGCACGCCCTCGACATCGACGACGGCTACACCCCCGGCTCGGTGCACCCGAGCGCGCCGGCCGTGCCCGCCGTCCTGGCGGCGGCGCAGCACACCGGCGCCCCCGCCGAGACGGTGCTGCGCGCGGTCGCCGCGGCCGTGGAGGTGACCTGCCGGGTCGCCCGATCCGCGCATCCGGCGACGCGCGAGGCGGGGTTCCACAACACCGCGCTGGCCGGGGTCCTCGGCGCCGCGGCGGGTGTGTCGGTGGTGCTCGGCCTCGACCGCGCGGAAGTCGCGTCGGCGCTGGGCGTCGCGGGTTCGCACTCCGGCGGCCTGTTCGAGTTCCTGGGCAGCGGAGCCGAGGTCAAGCGGCTGCACGCCGGGAAGGCGGCCCGGGACGGCCTGCTGTCCGCCCACTTCGCCCGGCTCGGCGTGACCGGCCCAGCCACCGTCTTGGAAGGCACCAACGGCTATTTCCGCGCGTTCGCCGGCGGCGCGTGGCGCCCGGGCGCCCTGCTCGACGGGCTCGGCGAACACTGGGCGTTGCGGGACACCTACGTCAAGGTCCACGCCTGCTGCCGGCACCTGCACGGCGCGATCGACGCGCTGCTGGACCTGCGCGCCGAGCACGACCTCAGCGGCGTGACGGCGGTGCGCGTCGAGACCTACGCGATCGCGGCGGGCCACGCGCACACGACGTTCGACAGCCACCTCGACGCGCAGATGAGCCTGCCCTACGCCGTGGCGGTGACCCTGCTCGACGGAAAGGCCGGGCTGGCGCAGTTCGATGCGGCCCACCGCGCGTCCCCCGCGGTGGCCGAGCTCGCGGCGCTGGTCGAGGTCGTGGCCGAGGCCGGTTTGGACGCTCGTTACCCGGCCGAGCGCCCGGCCCGGGTCACGGTCCACCGCGCCGGGCGGCCGCCGCTGTGCCGGGAGGTGGGCCAGCCCCGGGGCGAGCCGAGCCGGCCCCTCGACGACGACGAACTCACCGCCAAGTTCCGGCTGCTCGCCGATCCCGTCGTCGGACCGCACCGCGCGGCGCGGATCGCCGCGGCCGTGTGGGCGTTCGACGACGTCACCGCCGTCTTGGGCGAGCTTGCGGACCAGCAGGAAGGGAAGACCCGATGA
- a CDS encoding acyl-CoA thioesterase: MTGTSAWTDRPAPGPAHAALLELTGEILDLEHLEVDLFRGRSPRHATLRVFGGQVAGQALVAAGRTVVGNRPVHSLHGYFVRPGRPASPIVYRVGRIRDGRSFTTRRVDALQNGETIFTMSASFHVDEPGLTHQDTMPAAPPPESLPTSREAFLRAGRDIPVNMLPFDLRRAGAWQAGPEPERSTQVWLRAADVVGDDPLLHACLLTYASDLTLLSGVTSAHRLEPFGEHDSQVAMASLDHAVWFHRPFRVDDWLLFDQDSPTAGGGRGLARGRFFDRDGRHVASAVQEGLVRVRPR; this comes from the coding sequence GTGACCGGCACGTCCGCGTGGACCGACCGGCCGGCGCCCGGCCCAGCGCACGCCGCGTTGCTCGAGCTGACCGGCGAGATCCTCGACCTCGAGCACCTCGAAGTGGACCTGTTCCGCGGCCGGAGCCCGCGCCACGCCACGCTGCGGGTGTTCGGCGGCCAGGTCGCCGGGCAGGCCCTGGTGGCCGCCGGGCGCACCGTCGTCGGGAACCGGCCGGTGCACAGCCTGCACGGCTACTTCGTGCGGCCGGGCCGGCCCGCGAGCCCGATCGTCTACCGGGTCGGCCGGATCCGGGACGGCCGCTCGTTCACCACCCGCCGGGTGGACGCGCTGCAGAACGGCGAAACGATCTTCACGATGTCGGCGAGCTTCCACGTCGACGAGCCGGGCCTGACCCACCAGGACACCATGCCGGCCGCGCCGCCGCCGGAGTCGCTGCCGACGTCCCGGGAGGCGTTCCTGCGCGCCGGGCGGGACATCCCGGTCAACATGCTGCCGTTCGACCTGCGCCGGGCCGGCGCCTGGCAGGCCGGCCCGGAACCGGAACGCAGCACGCAGGTCTGGCTGCGGGCGGCCGACGTCGTCGGCGACGATCCCCTGCTGCACGCCTGCCTGCTGACCTACGCCAGCGACTTGACGCTGCTCAGCGGCGTCACCTCCGCCCACCGGCTGGAGCCGTTCGGCGAGCACGACAGCCAGGTCGCGATGGCCAGCCTGGATCACGCGGTCTGGTTCCACCGGCCGTTCCGGGTGGACGACTGGCTGCTGTTCGACCAGGACTCCCCGACCGCCGGCGGCGGCCGCGGACTGGCCCGCGGCCGTTTCTTCGACCGCGACGGCCGGCACGTGGCCAGCGCGGTCCAGGAAGGACTCGTCCGCGTCCGTCCGCGATAG
- a CDS encoding amidohydrolase family protein, producing the protein MEKIWANSGDSHFLEPEELWRENLPARLAELVPRAERDPDGEWETVHIDGMSFRRKLPTGRNKEFLEATHRAPGARDLTKRMVDLDNEGIWAELVFPSLGMWSSSFRTPEVLREALKVSNDWAWDAIEEFSPRLVATAQVSTLDIDDAVSELERVAEMGYRAVYLPVAPHPLQKDYNQDAWEPFWTAAERANLVLAFHIGTDPIDLSKGGASGVVYRGPGGAVLNYTETTFGGQRAVMKLVASGALDRHPDLRVLVSEGGATWVPFVADRMEEGYRQHAMAVRPKLKRSPKEIIYSQVYASFQHDESAIAACTAMGYRNVLWGSDYPHMEGTYGHTQETLHHLFDDVAPEVRHRITVGAFTELFPGVPPLPAPAAA; encoded by the coding sequence ATGGAGAAGATCTGGGCGAACTCCGGCGACTCGCACTTCCTCGAGCCCGAAGAGCTCTGGCGGGAGAACCTGCCGGCGCGGCTGGCCGAGCTCGTCCCGCGGGCCGAGCGCGACCCCGACGGCGAGTGGGAGACCGTCCACATCGACGGCATGTCGTTCCGCCGCAAGCTGCCCACCGGCCGCAACAAGGAGTTCCTCGAGGCGACGCACCGGGCGCCGGGCGCCCGCGACCTCACCAAGCGGATGGTCGACCTGGACAACGAGGGCATCTGGGCGGAGCTGGTCTTCCCGTCGCTGGGCATGTGGAGCTCGTCGTTCCGCACCCCGGAAGTCCTGCGCGAGGCGCTCAAGGTCAGCAACGACTGGGCCTGGGACGCCATCGAGGAGTTCTCGCCCCGGCTGGTCGCCACCGCGCAGGTGTCCACCTTGGACATCGACGACGCGGTGAGCGAGCTCGAACGCGTCGCCGAGATGGGCTACCGCGCCGTCTACCTGCCGGTCGCCCCGCACCCGCTGCAGAAGGACTACAACCAGGACGCCTGGGAACCGTTCTGGACGGCCGCGGAGCGGGCGAACCTCGTCCTCGCGTTCCACATCGGCACCGACCCCATCGACCTGTCCAAGGGCGGCGCGTCCGGTGTGGTCTACCGCGGGCCCGGCGGCGCGGTGCTGAACTACACCGAGACGACGTTCGGCGGTCAGCGCGCCGTGATGAAGCTCGTCGCCTCCGGCGCCCTGGACCGCCACCCGGACCTGCGGGTGCTGGTGTCCGAGGGCGGGGCCACCTGGGTGCCGTTCGTCGCGGACCGGATGGAGGAGGGCTACCGCCAGCACGCGATGGCGGTGCGGCCCAAGCTCAAGCGGTCCCCGAAGGAAATCATCTACTCGCAGGTGTACGCCTCCTTCCAGCACGACGAGTCGGCGATCGCCGCGTGCACCGCGATGGGCTACCGGAACGTCCTGTGGGGCAGCGACTACCCCCACATGGAAGGCACCTACGGGCACACGCAGGAGACGCTGCACCACCTGTTCGACGACGTCGCCCCCGAGGTCCGGCACCGCATCACCGTCGGCGCCTTCACCGAGCTGTTCCCCGGCGTGCCGCCGCTGCCGGCCCCGGCCGCGGCTTGA
- a CDS encoding TetR/AcrR family transcriptional regulator yields the protein MDQTSERDRLVDAAYRALVATGGASLSVTEVLRAAELSTRAFYRHFASKDELLLALFRQDSDRVAARLRRAAAADPPTAALRAFVQAMLRITADPRRRQRVLVMSSEEIARAKGFAAERQRYHALVQDELVAILERGRADGTFPLARPSSDAGWIRAAIQHAFDEQITGSAPATPDEAAELLTGFALRALGARDAEPAGG from the coding sequence GTGGACCAGACGTCGGAACGCGACCGGCTCGTGGACGCCGCCTACCGGGCGCTGGTGGCCACCGGCGGCGCGAGCCTGTCGGTGACCGAGGTGCTGCGGGCCGCCGAGCTCTCGACGCGCGCGTTCTACCGGCACTTCGCCTCGAAGGACGAGCTGCTGCTCGCCCTGTTCCGGCAGGACTCCGACCGGGTGGCGGCGCGCCTGCGCCGGGCCGCGGCCGCGGACCCCCCGACCGCCGCCCTGCGCGCGTTCGTGCAGGCCATGCTGCGCATCACCGCCGATCCCCGCCGCCGCCAGCGCGTGCTGGTGATGTCGTCGGAGGAGATCGCCCGCGCGAAGGGGTTCGCCGCCGAACGCCAGCGCTACCACGCGCTGGTGCAGGACGAGCTCGTCGCCATCCTGGAGCGCGGCCGGGCCGACGGCACGTTCCCCCTGGCCCGGCCGTCCTCGGACGCCGGCTGGATCCGCGCGGCGATCCAGCACGCGTTCGACGAGCAGATCACCGGGTCGGCCCCGGCCACCCCGGACGAGGCGGCCGAACTGCTGACCGGTTTCGCGCTGCGCGCGCTCGGAGCGCGCGATGCGGAGCCGGCCGGCGGCTGA
- a CDS encoding acyl-CoA dehydrogenase family protein, which translates to MRRTIFAEEHELFRRTCRTYFEKECVPFVEEWEAAGHVSREAWLKAGEQGLLGWEVPEEFGGSGVRDFRFNAVLTEEYWASGSVGIGLGLQNDIMAPYLIELTTPEQRRRWLPGFCSGEIITAIAMSEPGAGSDVRGLRTTARREGGEYVIDGTKTFISNGLLADLVMVACKTDPAAGHRGISLIAVEAGTPGFSRGRKLDKIGQRSADTAELIFTDVRVPVDNLIGEENRGFYHLMRNLPKERLGIAVHAVASAQRAYEITLAYAGDREAFGQPIGKFQVNRHALAEMRTKIDVMRTYLDQCVLAVNAGELTAEEAAGAKWWTTETQWEILDRCLQLHGGYGYVNEYEIARLWRDARVQRLYGGTTEIMKDLIGRSMGM; encoded by the coding sequence ATGCGCCGGACGATTTTCGCCGAAGAGCACGAGCTGTTCCGCCGAACCTGCCGGACGTACTTCGAGAAGGAGTGCGTCCCGTTCGTCGAGGAGTGGGAAGCGGCCGGCCACGTGAGCCGGGAGGCGTGGCTGAAGGCGGGCGAACAGGGCCTGCTCGGCTGGGAGGTGCCCGAGGAGTTCGGCGGCTCCGGCGTCAGAGACTTCCGGTTCAACGCCGTCCTCACCGAGGAGTACTGGGCCAGCGGCTCGGTGGGGATCGGGCTCGGCCTGCAGAACGACATCATGGCGCCGTACCTGATCGAGCTGACGACGCCGGAGCAGCGGCGGCGGTGGCTGCCCGGGTTCTGCTCGGGCGAGATCATCACCGCGATCGCGATGTCCGAGCCGGGAGCCGGCTCCGACGTCCGCGGCCTGCGCACCACGGCCCGCCGCGAGGGCGGCGAATACGTGATCGACGGGACCAAGACGTTCATTTCGAACGGGCTGCTGGCCGACCTGGTGATGGTCGCGTGCAAGACCGATCCGGCGGCGGGGCACCGCGGCATCAGCCTGATCGCCGTGGAGGCCGGCACGCCCGGCTTCTCCCGGGGCCGCAAGCTGGACAAGATCGGCCAGCGCTCGGCCGACACCGCCGAGCTGATCTTCACCGACGTGCGGGTGCCGGTGGACAACCTCATCGGCGAGGAGAACCGGGGCTTCTACCACCTGATGCGGAACCTGCCGAAGGAACGGCTCGGCATCGCGGTGCACGCCGTCGCGAGCGCGCAGCGGGCCTACGAGATCACCCTCGCCTACGCCGGCGATCGGGAAGCGTTCGGCCAGCCGATCGGGAAGTTCCAGGTGAACCGGCACGCGCTGGCGGAGATGCGCACCAAGATCGACGTCATGCGGACCTACCTCGACCAGTGCGTCCTCGCCGTCAACGCGGGTGAGCTGACCGCCGAGGAGGCCGCCGGGGCGAAGTGGTGGACCACCGAGACGCAGTGGGAGATCCTCGACCGCTGCCTCCAGCTGCACGGCGGGTACGGCTACGTCAACGAGTACGAGATCGCCCGGCTGTGGCGCGACGCCCGGGTGCAGCGGCTCTACGGCGGGACCACCGAGATCATGAAGGACCTGATCGGCCGGTCCATGGGGATGTGA